The sequence below is a genomic window from Leptotrichia trevisanii DSM 22070.
CTATTTCCTTTTGCAGCATCGGCAGCATTGCATATCCACCACCAAATGTAAATAATCCTATTTTTGCAAATACAAAAAATAATTCAATTAATTCCTTCATAATTTTCATTACCCTTTTTCTTTTTTTCTTTCAGAGGATAATCTCTCCTTTCATTTTAAAACTGCTTAATTATAAATTTAGATTATATAATTTAAAAGATTTACAAGATATTTTAACACATTTTACTTAGATTTTTTACAAAAAAATTTAGTTGTTGCAATTTTTTATATCAAAAGTTAAATTACTTAATATTTTTATTTTTTACTTTTATAAAAATAACTTTATAGAAAATTTTTTAAAAATAATAAAAATCTTGTAAAATCATTTGACTTAGCCTAATTTTTTTTGCTATAATAAATACAAGAGATAATAAATTTTAGGAGGAATGTAAAAATGAAAATTGTAGTTTTCGATGCAAAACCTTATGATATTGAGTTTTTTGACAAATGGAATGAAACATTTGGAGCGAATATTACATATTTTGAAGAAAAATTAAGTCTAAAAAATGTAATGCTTACAAAATATCAGGATGTTGTCTGCACATTTGTAAATGATGATTTGAATGCAAAAGTATTAAACATACTTTCAAAAAATGGAGTTAGAGTTGTTGCCGCAAGATGTGCTGGTTATAACAATATTGACTTAAAGGCTGCCCGTGAAAACAGAATCACTGTTTTAAGAGTACCTGCATACTCTCCATATGCTGTCGCTGAACATTCATTAGCACTTCTAATGTCAGTAAACAGAAAAACTCATAAGGCTTATAATAGAACAAGAGAAGGGAACTTTAGCTTAGCTGGATTAACTGGAATGGATTTAAATGGAAAAACTGCTGGAATTATAGGAACTGGTAGAATCGCAAGAATTTTCATAAGAATCTTGAACGGATTAGGAATGAAAGTTATTGGTTATGATAAATTCCCTAATGAACAAGCCGCAAAGGAAGAAAACTTCACCTATGTAACGTTAGATGAAATATTTGCAAATTCTGATGTAATTTCATTACATTGCCCATTATTCCCTGAAACAAGACATACAATTAATAAAGAAACTATTGCTAAAATGAAAGATGGTGTTATTATCATTAATGCTGCCAGAGGTGGATTAATCGATACTGAAGCACTAGTTGAAGGATTAAAAGACAAAAAAATCGGTGGAGCAGGACTTGATGTTTATGAAAATGAAAGCAGCTATTTCTTTGAAGATGAATCAGCAAGCGTATTAGAAGATGATTTACTAGCTAGATTGTTATCATTTAACAACGTTGTTTTGACTTCTCACCAGGCATTCTTAACAAAAGAAGCATTAGATAATATTGCCGAAGCAACATTCAACAATATTTTATCTTATGTAAAAGAAGAACCATTAACAAATGAAGTTTGGTACAACGAAGAAACTGGTAAGGTTGTTGAAGGTTTAAGAAAATAATTATTACCTAAAATATTAAAAAAGTTTTTATTTTCTAAAAACTTAAAGAGAGGCTGTTTTAAAAAGCAGCTTCTTTTAATATTTTCAAAAAAATGTTTAAAATCTAAATTTAAAAACTTTTTTGTATTATAAACTTATTTAATTAATAATTATTTTCTTTTTACTTAACGAAATTTTACTTTTAGTATTAAATAAACTAGAGTATCTCTAATGAAATTGCTAAAATAATAATTACAAATTTTAAAACAAATATCAACTTGTATAAAGAAAGGAGCTTGTATAATGTAACTATATTATACAAGGAATAAAAATATGGATTTATTTGAAATAAAAAAACAAAACGAAATGAATGAAACTAATATTGAAGAAATCAGGAGGCATCTTTGACATTGAAAATTTAAAAAATGAAATTGATGACTTAGAGAAAAAGACGTTTGAGGCGGATTTCTGGAATAGTGAAAATAGTCAGGAAATATTAAAGACTATTAGTGCAAAGAAAAAACTTCTTGAAGAATACCATAATTTAAATGGACTTTTTGAAGATGTTTCCACTATTATTGAGTTTATTGAGATGGGAGACAATTCGTTTGAAAATGAACTTGAGCAGAAGGCACAGGATTTGACAAATGAAATTGATAATTTTAAGACAAAATTGCTTCTGGATGAAGAATATGATATGAATAATGCAATTCTTACAATAAATTCGGGGGCTGGTGGAACTGAGGCTTGTGACTGGGCTGAAATGCTTTACAGAATGTACGACAGGTGGGCAAATCGTCATAATTTTAAGATTGAAGTGCTTGATAGTCTGGCTGGAGAAGAGGCTGGGATAAAAAGTATTACGTTAAATATAAAGGGAAATTATGCTTATGGGTATTTAAAAGGAGAAAAAGGTGTTCATAGACTTGTCAGAATTTCCCCATTTGACTCAAATGCTAGACGACATACCTCATTTGCGGCAGTTAATGTTACGCCAGAAATAGAAGACGATGTTGAAATTGATATTCGTTCAGAAGACTTGAAAATTGATACTTACAGGGCAAGCGGTGCTGGAGGGCAGCATGTAAACACAACAGACTCAGCTGTAAGAATCACACATATTCCAACAAATACAGTAGTTACCTGTCAAAATGAACGTTCACAGCTAAAAAACCGTGAAACTGCAATGAAAATACTAAAATCCAAATTATTCGAGCTGGAACTGGAAAAGCGTGAAAAAGAAATGGCTGAACTAAAAGGAACCGAATCAAAAATCGAATGGGGAAGCCAAATCCGTTCGTATGTCTTCCAGCCTTATAAAATGGTAAAGGATCACAGAACAAAAGCAGAAGAGGGAAATGTGGAAAAAGTTATGGATGGAGATATTGATTTATTTATAAATGAGTATCTAAAATATGCTAAATCCTAATAATTTATTTAAATTCTATAAAATTAGACTTATAAAATATTTGTATTTAAACAAAATAATTTTACTGTAACACTAAACAAAAATTGAAAGGCTTAAAATATGAAAAACACAAGATGTCCATGGGCAAAATCTGAAAATGATATTGCCTACCACGATACTGAATGGGGAGTGCCTTCCCACGATGATAATTATATTTTTGAAATGCTGATATTAGAAGGCTTTCAGGCCGGACTTAGCTGGAATCTTATTTTAAATAAAAGAGAAAATTTTAGAAAGGCTTTTGATAATTTTGATTATAAAAAAATTGCAAAATATGATGAAACTAAGTTGGCTGAACTGGCTAAAAATCAAGGAATTGTAAGAAATAACTTAAAAATAGCCGCTTCTGTTAAAAACGCCCTTGCATTTATGGAAGTACAAAAAGAGTTTGGCTCATTTGATAAGTACATTTGGAATTTTACAGATAACAAGCAAATTATTAATAACTGGAAAGAGATATCAGAAGCACCTGCTACTACAGAATTATCTGATAAAATCAGCAAAGATTTGAAAAAACGTGGCTTTAAATTTGTTGGATCTACAATCGTTTATTCTTTCTTACAGGCAATTGGAATAATTGATGATCATTTAATTAGCTGTCCTTATAAAAAGTCAGCTAAATAATTATTTATAAAATGTTTGTAAGATAAATTTTTATATTTTATTTAATTTCAGAGATCCTTTTTATTTCGTTATTTACGAGTATATAAGGATCTATGTATCTTTTTTTTACTTTTATCTTTTCTGCCAAAATCCTGAAGCTGAATAATTTTTTCATTCAAAGCCGAAGCCAATAAATTACTTAGCATCGTGTTTATATACATATTTAACGGATCTTGAAAATACTCTACTACTTCCTGAAAATACAATTTCTGAAACCATTTTCCAATTTCTAAAGAATTAAAGCATAATTTATTTTGATATACCGCTAGATTATTAACTATTTCCCTTACGTCTTTATGTGAAATCCTTTTCTGCCTAAACAAATCCCTTAAAGTATAGTCTATTCTGTCAAATGATAATTCAGGCAATTCATTGTCTAAAAAACTATAATTTTTTAACATTATTCTTTTTATATTCAAATTATATTTTCGTAAAATACTTACCAGTTCTTCATCATTTAAAAAATTTTTTTGAATCTTCTCATGATAATCTTCATTTTCGTTTTTTAAAATATAATCAATTACATGGGAAAAAGCCGTATGTGAAATATCATGTAAAAGTGCTCTTATTTGTTCTTCAATATTCCCACCAAATTTTAAAGATAGTATCATTGTTCCTATTGAATGTTCCTGTCTATTTACATTCCATAAGTCATTAACCAGATATCCACCACCAGATTGATAGATATTTTTTAATCTTTTAAAAATTTTTGTGTTTATTATTTCATAAATAACATCATCTACATAGTATTCTCCATATAATTCATCATTATTCTTATACATTTTTTTGCATCCTTTTTATTATTTAAACTTATACTTCATTAATAAATTATATTAAGCCCTTTTTAAAAATAGGAACAAATTTTTATAATAGGGTTGTTCAATAACTAATTCATAATCATTCAACTTTTTTCTTCTTTATTTTCGTTATTCTACACTAGCTTTATTTATCTCTTCAACAGCTCTCTCAAACTGTTCTTTTGAAATATTAAACGAATTAAGAGCCTTTAAAAGCTGTTTTGCATTATAATAGCCAATTTTTAAAATATCTCCAAGCATTATTCTACGTTCTTTTGTATTACTTCCAGAAATAAGTCCATTATCTATCAAGTCACTAATATTAAATCTATCTTCAATATTTTGACTAGATGTAATAACATTTTTTAATGCCTCTAAAATTGCTTTGTCATTGGCATTTTCCACTCCAATATTGTCATTTTTAGTTGCTTCCTTCTGACTCACGAAAGCATGCTTTATATTGGGAATATACTTTTTTAACGTATCTCGAATTTTTTTCCCTGCAAAATCAGGATCTGTAAATAAAATTAAATCGTTATTTTTTGACAATTCAATCATTTTATTAATTGTTTTCTTAGATAATGCGGAAAAGCCGTTTAAGGCGATGATATGTGCATCTACAACCCGTTTTATGGCTGTTATATCATCTCGCCCTTCAACTACTATAATTTCATTTATTTTTATTTTTAGTTTTTCTTTTTGTTTTTTTGGCTCTTTTTTCATTTAATATTTCCTTTTGTTTTTTATTTTTTATTTAATGTTATAATCTTCCATAACTTTTAGCAATAATTCCCAAGTTTTACCAACTGACTCTATTTCCATTCTTTCTTCTGGAGTGTGAGCACCGTAAATATTAGGCCCGATTGAAACAATATCAACATTTTCCATATTGTTGTCAAAAATTCCGCATTCAAGTCCAGCGTGAATTGCCTTAATTTCAGGATCTTTTCCTGTTATTTTTTTAAATGAGTTTACTACAATGTCACGAATTTTTGAGTCTTTTCGGTATTCCCAAGATGGGTATGGAGAATTTACTTTTACTGCTACTTCATATTTTTCAGAAAGTTCCTTCACATCATTTAGTAATTTTTCAAGTGATTTATTTACCGAACTTCTTGGCAATGCCTGAATTTTTATAGCAATTTTCCCATCCTTATTTTCAGTTTTTATAACTCCCAGATTTATTGAAGTTTCCACAAGCCCCTCAATATCCTTGCTCATTGAAATAACTCCATTTGGAAATTCGTGGAAAAATGAAATAACGGCATTTGTGTTGGAAATTGACAATTTTCCTTGATTTTCCAGTTTTTCTTTTTTAGCTTCCTTCACTTCAATAACTGGATTTTTATCAATAATCTTAAAATCCTTTATTATATTTTCAAAAGCCAATTTTGCCAATCTTTCAAAATCGCTGACTTTTTCATCTTCAAGTTTCACAGCCAGCACCGCCATAGCCTCTCTCGGTATCGCATTAGTCTTTTCCCCACCATCAATATCCATTATTGAAAGCGTATATTTTTTATTTAAATGATTCAGGATTTCTGCCAAAATTTTATTTGAATTCCCTAATCCTAAATGAATTTCAGCACCTGAATGTCCGCCTAGAAGCCCTTTTACATCAACACTTATCACGGTATCATCAGCTTCAAGTTTTTCTGTATCAAAGTTAAATTCGTTAAAAATTCTCGCACCACCTGCACTGCTCACATAAACTTGCCCATATTCTTCTGTATCCAAGTTTATAAGTGTCTTTCCAGAAAAAATGCCAAAGTCAAGGTTATTAACTCCGCTCATTCCATCTTCCTCATCAGTTGTGATGATAATTTCGAGTGCTGGATGTTTCAAGTCATTGCTGTCAAGTATCGCAAGTGCATAAGCCACAGCAATTCCATTGTCCGCTCCAAGTGTCGTTCCATTTGCTTTCAAATATCCATCTTCCACAACAAGCTCAATTCCCTGTGTTTCAAAGTCAAACTGTGTATTTTTATTTTTTTCCCAAACCATATCCATATGCCCTTGCAGTATAAGTGGTGAATATTCCTCATATCCAGCTGTTGCAGGCTTTCTTATCAATACATTTAACGCCTTGTCCTGAATAACTTCCAGATTTCTTTCCTTCGCAAATTCTACAATCCAGTCACTAATCTTTTTCTCTTTTCTTGAACCTCTCGGTATTTTTGAAATTTCACTAAAATAGTGAAAAACTTTTTCAGGATATAAATTTTCTATTTTCATTCCATTTTCCTTTCTCTTGATTTAAATTAATAACAAGGGGATAACCCCCTTGCTTCAAGGATAAAGATTTTTTAATATTTTTATTTATAAAATATTTTCCAGTAATTCCTCAAGTTCTGCCATTTCCTTTTGTGTCAAGTCATACCCACTTTTTAACTTTTTCAAAATTCTATTTTCAGAGCCAACCGAACTACGTTCCAAAATTTTTATAACTAATCTTTTATAAAATTCCACTAATTTTTCTCCCTTTAGTTATTTTCTTTAATTATTTTAGAGCTGTATCGCTGTTTCCAACGCTACTTCTATCATTTCATTAAAAGTTGTCTGTCTTTCCTCAGCACTTGTAACTTCGTGAGTAATAAATGAATCACTGATTGTAAGCAATGTTAAAGCATTAGCTCCCAATTTTGCCGCTGTTGTATAAAGCTGTGCTGTTTCCATTTCCACACACAATACTCCAAACGCAGCCCATTTTTTCCAAGCGTCAGGATTATCCCCATAAAAAGTATCGCTTGTAAACACATTTCCAGCCTTTACATTCAATCCTTTCGCCTTAGCAATTTCATAAGCCTTGAAAACTAAATCTGAACTTGCTGTAGGTGCATAATCTGCTCCATTAAATCTCAACTTGTTAATAGCAGAATCTGTCGAAGCTGACATTGCGATAACAACGTCCCTAACTTTCACATCTTCCTGATAAGAACCAGCAGTTCCTACTCTAATCAAATTTTTTACTCCAAATTCAGTTATCAGTTCATGTGAATAAATCCCAATCGAAGGCACTCCCATTCCAGTTCCCTGAACAGATACTTTCTTCCCTTTATAAGTCCCAGTAAATCCAAGCATCCCTCTAACATTGTTATACTGAACAACATCTTCCAAAAATGTCTCTGCAATATATTTTGCCCTAAGCGGATCCCCCGGCAATAATATAGTTTCTGCAACATCTCCTCTATTCGCTCCAATATGTGGTGTTCCCATTTTCATTACCTCCTAAATTTTTTATAATTATTTTTATTTTTTCTAAAAAGTTTTTACTTATATATTTTACTTCAATTTGTTAAATTGTTCAAGGAATTTATTTTCTTTTTTTTGATATTTTTATTTTCTTACATTTTCCTGCTTATTCCAGTATAATTTAATCAAGAAATCAAAAAGGAAGAAATTTTAGAATAAAAAGACATTATACTATTTCCCATTTAAATAGTTAATGTTTAATAAATTTTGAATTACATATTTTTAATAAGGAATTAAAACTTATTGTTCTTAATATAGTTCCTATTTTCTAATGAAATTTAGTATTAAACAACCTTATTATAAAAATTTATTCTTATTTTTAAACGGAGTTTAGTATTAATTTGATGAATTATTTTAAATTCAAATTTATAAAATAAAAATTATGGGCTACACTAAGATATTCTCCTAGATTAAGCCCTTTTTTTATTAATCATCTCTTTGTGCTCTCATATTCATTCATCAAATCAATAATATGGGCATTCTCAACTTTCTCATTATCCAGTCCAGCAAGCCATTCAATAAACTTCTGCTCATCTTTATACCTTCCAGCAAGTTTTGCCCTATTAAAATCTTTTCTATAAAATTCCAAAATACCACGCCGTTTTTTCCAAAGGCTGTAATGTTTTGCCTTGTATTTAAACATAAGTCCATTTTCAGCACAAAATACAATGCCTTCAGCATTTTCAAAATTATCATAATTTTCCATCAAGTCAATTATTTCGTCAAAGTTATTGCATTTTTTGATTTCCTTTTTCATTTTAATAATATCATCATCAAAATTCAGCTCTTTTAAAAATCTTTTACTAAAATTATTATCCACATGCACACCATTTATAAACAGGCTATTATCAATAACATCTAAGATAAAAAGATATTCCTTTCCAAAATAATCAACTATGTGTCTGTCTTCATTTGAAACCACTTCAAACACTATAGAAACATCATTTTCACTACAAATTCTAAAAATCTCATTTTTCATTCTTTCACTTGCATTTTCAAAAAGATTTTCAAAATATTTGACATGTGTTCCATTTGTCACACTTTTTGTCGCAAATACAAATTTATCATCAATGACTGAAAGTATTCCTAAGAAACCATTGTATTTTTCATAGGCTATAACTGGGTAAACTATGTTGTTTTCAATATATTCTCTCGTAGAATATTTATTTTCTCCGTAATTAAAGAACTTGTTATAGCTTCTTATTTTGACTGCCCCAGTTCCCACATCCACAAAAAGTCCACGTGCCTTAATTGTCGAGTCATTCCACAATTTTTTCCGAAACACGTTTCTTCCAAAATTTAATGAATACAAGTTTGGTTTTGTCTTTTTAACACTAATTAATTTACTTACAATTAATTTATTCACGTCTTCATCCGCCGTCAAATTTATCTGCTTGTTTTCTTTTGCCTTTTCCAGTTCGTGCTGTAGATAATCTTTATCATAAACAGTGTTTATAACTGATTTCTGCAAAATTTTATCAGGCATTACATCCAAATATTTCAGTTCTCCACCATACTCAACTTCTCCTTCCAGACAAATTGAATGTTCAATCGAGTTTACACCTCTATGCCCATGAACCTGCACAAAATCCTGACATTTTCCCTTCAAATAATTTTCCTCATAAAGTTCTCCAATTTCGGTTTCAAAGCTTCCAACGCCGTTTATCATTTCGTTAGTCGACACAAGTGCCAAGTTCGGTACAAAAGACAGCCCTGCATGTGTACAAAGAATTTTATGATTGTGAAATTTAAAAGCATAACATTGTCTTAACTTTTTATAAAATTTACGAATTTCCCTTTTTAAATTGTCAATATTTTCTTCATCTTCTAAAATCGCTGGCAAAGTTTCATTTAAGAATTGTTTTGAATCAATTTTAAAATCATTGGCAAAATTTTCCAGATGAATTTCGTGATTTCCCTCAATCATTATAACATTTTCCTTTTTATATAAATCCAGCATTAATAAAAGCGTCTGTTTATGCTCAATTCCCCTGTCCAAAAAGTCTCCCAGAAACACATACAGAGTATTTTTGTCAAAATCTTTCACGATTTCAGAAATCGCTGTAAAACAAGAATGAATATCCCCGATTATCCGAACTTTTTCATATTTTCCCGTCACATCGGCAACATAAAAATTTATAATTTCATTTATGTCAAAAATTCTTTTAAAACTTCCCGAAATTTTTTCATTCTGAATATTCCTAAACATTCTACTTATAACATTTTCATCAACCTGCTTATAGCCTTCACGCTTTTTATTATTTTCAATACACTCTTCAAGCGGTATATCCAGTTGATAATAATAAATTGTGTATTTATATTTGTCTGCAAGAGCCTTGTAGGAATTCATTGCCCTTTTTGTAGTATGTGTCGCATCAACAACTGTAAATTCCCCTTTTTTCATTCTTTCTTCCAGACAGTTAAAAAGCATTTCCCAAACCAGCCTGTCATTTTTCTGCGAAATCTCAAAATCCCCAAATTTTGTTAATTTAGGATTGGAAATTAAAAGCCTGAATTTATCAGCTTCAAGAGTGTACGGTTCCAAGCCATTTTCCTTAACAAAACTACTTTTTCCACTTCCAACTGTCCCCCGTAACAATAATAATGTCCTCATCTTTTCTACTCCTCTTTTTTATCACAATGAAATTTAAAAGCTGTAATTCCAATTAAATTATAAGATTTCCTGACTTATAATAAAATTATTTTTACCTAAAATCTTAGATTTATTTAGTTTTAGAAATTATTTTATTTATTTAGGGCAAATTTCCTTATAGCTTTTGCTACTCCATCATTTTCATTAGTATCAGTGCTGTATTTAGCAGCTTTTGTAGCAAGCTCAGTGGCATTTCCCATTGCGACACTATAATTTGCATACTCAAACATTTCCAAATCATTGTTTCCATCCCCAATTGCCATTATTTCTTCCTGCTTTATCCCCAATTTTTCTGCCAAAGTCTTTAACCCAGTTCCTTTATTATTCCCTTTTGGCAACACTTCATAAACATATGGCTGACTTAACACTTCACTATAATTTTCCTTTAAAATATTTTCATACTTACTATGAAATTCTTTCATCTTTTCAGGATTTCCCAAATACATTGCTTTCACAATATTATATTTTCCACTTTTAGCCACTTCCAAAGTTATATCCGTAATATCCGCAAAAACAAATTTTGCATCCATGACAAGCTCATCAGTTGGCTCCTTCCCGATGTTAAAATAATGCTTTTCATCAACTAATGTAAAGTTTATATCGTCTTTCCCTTCACTAAATTTATACAAATAATTAATATCATCGGCTGTCATTTTCACTGAATCTATCAACTCCCAATCATGAGTCCTGTGAATCGAACACCCGTTATTCAAAATAACATATCCTTCCAAATCCAACTCATGCAACCCAAGCTCTTCATAAAATGGCAAAATCCCATACAAAGGCCTACCGGTACAAAGAACAATCTTTATTCCAGCTTCTATTGCCTCGTGAATAGCCTCTTTCTGTGCCTTATCAATATGCTTTTTCTTATTTAACAAAGTCCCGTCCATATCAATTGCAATTAATTTTATCATTTTTTTATCCTTTCTATTTTAAAATTTTGTTACTAATACTTCAAAAAAATACAAGAATTCATTTAATAATCTAAAATTCTATATTTTATTTTATCTTTAATTATTTAACTTAAAGATTTTTAATAATCTTAATTTTAGATTTTTTATTAATATATAGGAAATGGTGACTGATTTCCTCTGCTTTAAAAAAGGGAACTATTCCCATTAAATCAGAAATAATTCCCCTTAACAAATAAATAATTCAATTTGTTATACTTGCCCTTTTTTTACAAATCTAAATTCTACCCTTCGATTCCCTTCTCTTCCTTCTTCCGTGTCATTTGTCCTAATTGGATTGCTTTCTCCACGTCCTATCAAATCTAGAACTCTATCTTTAGAAAGCCCTAGTTCTATTAATTTTGAACTTACTTTTTCAGCTCTTCTAAGAGATAATCTTTTATTATATGAAGATGCACCTCTTGTATCTGTATACCCAATTATAGACACAAGAAAATCATTTTTTTCAATATAATCCTTTATATCACGTAAAACAGGGTATGCTTCCTTGCTTATATCAACACTATTTTTATGAAAGCTCAAATCTTTTGTTCTCAATGTTATTATTTCTGATTTTGAAATTTGTACCCTTTCTGGATTATTTATTGGATTTTTCTGAATGTCAGAAGATAACTGTTCAGATTGTACTGGTGCTACCACTGGTTCCTGTGGAGGAACAGGTGAAGATTTTTGTTGATTTTGTTCTGGTACCGGAGTTTTTTTATTGACAATTTGTGTTCCAGTACCGTCCTGTGTAAGGGCAACTGTTATCAAATCTGGATTATCTGATGCTGCTGTTGCTACTTTTTGAGGATTTGGCGTATCCATTGTAGGAACGTCATTTTTTACATTCTGTTGTATATCTGCCACATTTGCACGAATTATATCTTTTCTCATATCGGAAGTAGTCATTTTTTCAGATACCGTTGGTACCGCCATTGCTACCATTGAAGAAACTGCAACTAATGTTGGCTTTTTCATGATTTATTCTTCCTCCCTTTTCAAGTAAAATATTTTATTTTTGACTATTTTCTAAACCATATTTTTTAATTAATTCGTCATATTTCCCATTTTCCCTCATTTTTTTCAATTCAGCATTTATTTGTTTTATTAATTCAGGATTTTTCCCTTTATTTATTGCCATCGCCATACCTATTGCAGCTGATTTTTCATCAAAAATTTCCATTTCAGGATTTTTCTTCATATATTCTTCAGCAACTGCCTTTTCCAAGATAATTGCATCAATTTTTCCTGCCTTTAAGTCCAAAATTGTATTTACAGTACTTTCATTTGGCACTACAGTGGC
It includes:
- a CDS encoding 2-hydroxyacid dehydrogenase, which codes for MKIVVFDAKPYDIEFFDKWNETFGANITYFEEKLSLKNVMLTKYQDVVCTFVNDDLNAKVLNILSKNGVRVVAARCAGYNNIDLKAARENRITVLRVPAYSPYAVAEHSLALLMSVNRKTHKAYNRTREGNFSLAGLTGMDLNGKTAGIIGTGRIARIFIRILNGLGMKVIGYDKFPNEQAAKEENFTYVTLDEIFANSDVISLHCPLFPETRHTINKETIAKMKDGVIIINAARGGLIDTEALVEGLKDKKIGGAGLDVYENESSYFFEDESASVLEDDLLARLLSFNNVVLTSHQAFLTKEALDNIAEATFNNILSYVKEEPLTNEVWYNEETGKVVEGLRK
- the prfB gene encoding peptide chain release factor 2 (programmed frameshift) — its product is MDLFEIKKQNEMNETNIEEIRRHLDIENLKNEIDDLEKKTFEADFWNSENSQEILKTISAKKKLLEEYHNLNGLFEDVSTIIEFIEMGDNSFENELEQKAQDLTNEIDNFKTKLLLDEEYDMNNAILTINSGAGGTEACDWAEMLYRMYDRWANRHNFKIEVLDSLAGEEAGIKSITLNIKGNYAYGYLKGEKGVHRLVRISPFDSNARRHTSFAAVNVTPEIEDDVEIDIRSEDLKIDTYRASGAGGQHVNTTDSAVRITHIPTNTVVTCQNERSQLKNRETAMKILKSKLFELELEKREKEMAELKGTESKIEWGSQIRSYVFQPYKMVKDHRTKAEEGNVEKVMDGDIDLFINEYLKYAKS
- a CDS encoding DNA-3-methyladenine glycosylase I, which encodes MKNTRCPWAKSENDIAYHDTEWGVPSHDDNYIFEMLILEGFQAGLSWNLILNKRENFRKAFDNFDYKKIAKYDETKLAELAKNQGIVRNNLKIAASVKNALAFMEVQKEFGSFDKYIWNFTDNKQIINNWKEISEAPATTELSDKISKDLKKRGFKFVGSTIVYSFLQAIGIIDDHLISCPYKKSAK
- a CDS encoding HD domain-containing protein; the encoded protein is MYKNNDELYGEYYVDDVIYEIINTKIFKRLKNIYQSGGGYLVNDLWNVNRQEHSIGTMILSLKFGGNIEEQIRALLHDISHTAFSHVIDYILKNENEDYHEKIQKNFLNDEELVSILRKYNLNIKRIMLKNYSFLDNELPELSFDRIDYTLRDLFRQKRISHKDVREIVNNLAVYQNKLCFNSLEIGKWFQKLYFQEVVEYFQDPLNMYINTMLSNLLASALNEKIIQLQDFGRKDKSKKKIHRSLYTRK
- the rnmV gene encoding ribonuclease M5 produces the protein MKKEPKKQKEKLKIKINEIIVVEGRDDITAIKRVVDAHIIALNGFSALSKKTINKMIELSKNNDLILFTDPDFAGKKIRDTLKKYIPNIKHAFVSQKEATKNDNIGVENANDKAILEALKNVITSSQNIEDRFNISDLIDNGLISGSNTKERRIMLGDILKIGYYNAKQLLKALNSFNISKEQFERAVEEINKASVE
- a CDS encoding aminoacyl-histidine dipeptidase yields the protein MKIENLYPEKVFHYFSEISKIPRGSRKEKKISDWIVEFAKERNLEVIQDKALNVLIRKPATAGYEEYSPLILQGHMDMVWEKNKNTQFDFETQGIELVVEDGYLKANGTTLGADNGIAVAYALAILDSNDLKHPALEIIITTDEEDGMSGVNNLDFGIFSGKTLINLDTEEYGQVYVSSAGGARIFNEFNFDTEKLEADDTVISVDVKGLLGGHSGAEIHLGLGNSNKILAEILNHLNKKYTLSIMDIDGGEKTNAIPREAMAVLAVKLEDEKVSDFERLAKLAFENIIKDFKIIDKNPVIEVKEAKKEKLENQGKLSISNTNAVISFFHEFPNGVISMSKDIEGLVETSINLGVIKTENKDGKIAIKIQALPRSSVNKSLEKLLNDVKELSEKYEVAVKVNSPYPSWEYRKDSKIRDIVVNSFKKITGKDPEIKAIHAGLECGIFDNNMENVDIVSIGPNIYGAHTPEERMEIESVGKTWELLLKVMEDYNIK
- the deoD gene encoding purine-nucleoside phosphorylase, whose protein sequence is MGTPHIGANRGDVAETILLPGDPLRAKYIAETFLEDVVQYNNVRGMLGFTGTYKGKKVSVQGTGMGVPSIGIYSHELITEFGVKNLIRVGTAGSYQEDVKVRDVVIAMSASTDSAINKLRFNGADYAPTASSDLVFKAYEIAKAKGLNVKAGNVFTSDTFYGDNPDAWKKWAAFGVLCVEMETAQLYTTAAKLGANALTLLTISDSFITHEVTSAEERQTTFNEMIEVALETAIQL
- a CDS encoding RNA ligase; translated protein: MRTLLLLRGTVGSGKSSFVKENGLEPYTLEADKFRLLISNPKLTKFGDFEISQKNDRLVWEMLFNCLEERMKKGEFTVVDATHTTKRAMNSYKALADKYKYTIYYYQLDIPLEECIENNKKREGYKQVDENVISRMFRNIQNEKISGSFKRIFDINEIINFYVADVTGKYEKVRIIGDIHSCFTAISEIVKDFDKNTLYVFLGDFLDRGIEHKQTLLLMLDLYKKENVIMIEGNHEIHLENFANDFKIDSKQFLNETLPAILEDEENIDNLKREIRKFYKKLRQCYAFKFHNHKILCTHAGLSFVPNLALVSTNEMINGVGSFETEIGELYEENYLKGKCQDFVQVHGHRGVNSIEHSICLEGEVEYGGELKYLDVMPDKILQKSVINTVYDKDYLQHELEKAKENKQINLTADEDVNKLIVSKLISVKKTKPNLYSLNFGRNVFRKKLWNDSTIKARGLFVDVGTGAVKIRSYNKFFNYGENKYSTREYIENNIVYPVIAYEKYNGFLGILSVIDDKFVFATKSVTNGTHVKYFENLFENASERMKNEIFRICSENDVSIVFEVVSNEDRHIVDYFGKEYLFILDVIDNSLFINGVHVDNNFSKRFLKELNFDDDIIKMKKEIKKCNNFDEIIDLMENYDNFENAEGIVFCAENGLMFKYKAKHYSLWKKRRGILEFYRKDFNRAKLAGRYKDEQKFIEWLAGLDNEKVENAHIIDLMNEYESTKR